The nucleotide window CCGCCAATAAAATCAATTGTCCGCAATACATCTTCTTCAACAGCCTCAAAGGGATTAATCTTGTTTTGCGCCGGCGGAAAGATGTAAGGCTGACCCGGCATGATCGCCCTGTGACTATTCACGGCAAAAGAAACATGCTTAATACTATCAAGAATGATATTTTTCGTTTTATCAATTAATACGATATTGCTATGGCGGCCCATTATTTCAACTATTAATTGTTTATTGCTAATATCTCCTATTTCATTCCGGCCCTTTATTTCAAAAATAATCATCCGGTCGTTTTCAACTTGATATAAATCCTCTAAGATGTGGCCTTCAATGTGCTTCCGAAGCAGCATGCAAAACATTGGCGGTTCACTAGGATTATCGTAGGCTTCGTTCGTGAGCTGCACCCGTGCATAACTAGGGTGTGCAGATAACAGCAGCTTTTGGTTCACTCCGTTTGCCCGGATCGTCAGAATTACTTCGTTTTTATAGGGCTGATGAACTTTGGTGATTCGGCCGCCCTTCAAGGAACCGACAAGTTCATCGGCCATTGCTTTTGTAAATAAACCATCAAATGACATTGAAAACATCCTTTACTATCAAACTGATATAGCGTTCTACGCCCATTTTCCATACAACATATAAACTCATTATATCCTACTATGTAAAAATCTGTCCTAATTTACCCTTCAAAGACATTTTCAGATAGCATTTTTTTGGACGACCCTGAATAAGCTTTCCATAGGGCAAGTCTATTAAAGGGGGAAGTGAGATGGTCGGATGAAATTCCATGAAATGAAGATAGATCAAGTAGAAAAGGCCTTAGAAACCGACTTTTCTTCTGGATTATCACAAGAAGAAGTAAAGATGCGAATCAAACAGCATGGACTAAATGAATTAAAAGAGGGAGAAAAGCAATCGGCTTTACTCTTATTTTTTAGTCAATTTAAGGATTTCATGGTCTTGGTGCTCTTAGCCGCAACCCTAATTTCCGGGCTGCTCGGCGAATATATTGATGCCATTGCGATTATCGCGATTGTCATTATTAACGGATGTCTTGGTTTTTATCAGGAACGGAGAGCAGAGAAATCCTTGCAGGCGTTGAAAGAATTATCAGCACCACAGGTTTCGGTACTAAGGGATGGTAAATGGCTAAAAATCCCTTCGAAGGATATTGTAATGGGGGATATTTTAAAATTTGCCAGCGGTGATCGCATTGGTGCAGATGTTCGGATTATTGAATCAAAAAGTTTAGAAATCGAAGAATCTGCCTTAACAGGCGAATCTGTCCCTGTTGCTAAACATATTGATAGTTTAACCAATCCGAATCCCGGAATTGGAGATATGGAAAATACCGCCTTCATGGGCACGATGATTACAAGGGGAAGCGGGCTAGGTGTTGTTATTGCTACCGGGATGAAAACGGCAATGGGACAAATTGCCGATTTACTCCAAAATGCCGAATCCCAAGAAACACCGCTGCAGCGGAGATTAGAGCAGTTGGGGAAAATCCTCATTACTGTTGCCTTATTGTTGACAGTTTTAGTAGTCATCGTGGGTGTATTGCGAGGGCATGAATTATATGAGATGTTCTTAGCTGGTGTTTCACTAGCTGTTGCCGCTATACCTGAAGGACTTCCGGCAATTGTGACCGTAGCCTTATCTCTCGGTGTTCAGAAGATGATTAGGCAAAATGCGATTGTCAGAAAGCTTCCGGCAGTGGAAACACTTGGCTGTGCATCGGTTATTTGTTCCGATAAGACAGGGACCATGACGCAAAACAAAATGACCGTAACACATCTTTGGAGTGGCGGTCATACATGGACAGTCGATGGGGTTGGCTACCAGCCGAAGGGGAGTTTTTACCGGAATGAACGTCCGGTCGTTCCTAAAGAAGAAAAGTCATTGCAGCAAATGCTGATTTTTGGGATGTTATGCAATCATTCAGACTTGGTAGTAAAGGATGAGGATTTCATCCTTGATGGCGATCCCACGGAAGGTGCACTTTTAGTCAGTGCGATGAAGGCAGGTTTTAATCGCCCAAAATTATTAGATGAGTTTACGATCATTAATGAATTTCCTTTTGATTCTTCCAGAAAAATGATGAGTATTCACGTAAAAGACAAACAAGGGCGGCATTTCATCGTTACAAAGGGTGCACCTGACGTCATTTTAGGTATTTGTGAATCAATTCTTTGGGATGAGCGGACGCAATATTTAAATAAAGAAGCACATGAAAATGTTCAAGAAGCGATAAATGGCCTCGCTTCACAGGCGCTGCGGACGATTGCGATAGCCTTCAAGCCAATACCGGCTAACACAGTCATCCTCAGTGAGCAGGAGGCAGAGAACAAATTAACCTTTATAGGTGTCCAGGGCATGATTGATCCGCCTAGACCTGAAGTAAAAACGGCAGTAAAAGAATGTAAGGAAGCTGGAATTAAAACGGTTATGATTACGGGGGACCACATCATTACCGCGAAAGCAATTGCTTCCCAGCTCGGAATTTTAACGAAAAAGAGTAAGGTGTTGGATGGTAAGGCATTATCTGTCATGTCGGTGGAAGAACTTGAAGAGGTTGTTGATGATGTTTCCGTCTTTGCAAGGGTTTCACCTGAACATAAGTTAAAAATAGTCAGGGCCTTGCAAAATAGGGGTCATATCGTAGCGATGACAGGGGATGGGGTAAATGACGCCCCAGCTATCAAAGCGGCAGATATTGGTGTAGCGATGGGGATAACTGGAACAGATGTTGCCAAAGAAGCCTCGGCCCTAGTGTTATTAGATGATAATTTTGCAACAATAAAGGCAGCGATTAAAGAGGGCAGGAACATCTATGAAAATATCCGTAAATTCGTTCGCTATTTGCTGGCGTCCAACGTGGGTGAAATATTGGTGATGTTATTCGCGATGCTGCTAGCACTGCCACTTCCGCTAGTTCCAATCCAAATACTGTGGGTCAATTTAGTGACGGACGGGCTCCCAGCGATGGCGCTTGGACTTGATCGTCCTGAAGAAAATGTGATGAAACGAGGGCCGCGCAGTCCGAGTGAAGGCGTCTTTTCACGCGGATTAGGCTGGAAGGTAGTATCGCGCGGATTCCTAATCGGTATTGTAACATTATTAGCCTTTATCATCGTGTACCAAAATGACCAATCGCAATTGCCTTATGCGCAAACGGTTGCCTTTGCGACACTTGTCATGGCACAGCTTATTCATGTGTTTGATTGCCGTAGTGAAAAATCGGTGTTATCGCGTAACCCTTTTGGGAATAAATATCTTGTTTGGGCGGTACTTTCGTCCCTCGCGTTAATGTTAGCGGTAATCTATTATCCACCATTACAGCCTGTTTTCCATACACTTCCAATTACAATAAAAGATTGGCTATTAATTATTGGACTATCCTCTATTCCAACTTTTTTACTAGCCGGAACATTTTTGTTAAGAAAAACAAAATAAAGTGTGTTATAATCCAAAAGGTAATAGAAACCATTCTATTACCTTTTTTAAGTACATAGAAGGCCGATCATCTTTCAAAGATTGGATGTGCACGTGATGGTTATAAGTATGACAGGCTTTGGCAGAGGTAAGGCTGTTTCAGGATCCTTCAGTGTGAATGTAGAAGTAAAAACAGTCAATCACCGCTTTTCTGAAATGAATATTCGCATGCCAAGACAATTGTTAAAAATAGAAGATAAAATAAAAAAGAAATTAAACGAGCATATTCGCCGAGGGCGGGTAGAGGTATATGTAAGTGTTGAGGGTGAAGGTGTCGTTACTCGTAAAGTTCACGTTGATTGGAAGCTGATCGAAGAATATTATCAGTTTATCGAGCAAGCAAGAAGTAAATATGGGATTGAAGGAACTATTACCTTACAGGATTTGCTAAATCGGACAGACCTTTTACATATTGAGGAAAGTGAAGCTGGAAATGAAGAAATTGAAGTTTTAGTGCTTTCCGCAGTCGAAGAAGCAGTGATCTTACTAAAACAAATGCGGTCGGCTGAAGGGGAAGAAATTAAAAAAGATTTACTCGCTATTACTTCCCAATTGGAAGCGGATGTATTTGAGCTTCAAAAATATGCTCCGCTCGTCGTGCAATCATTTAAGGAACGCCTTACAAAAAGGATGCATGAGTTTATCAATGGGCAATTGGATGAAACGCGCATTTTAACAGAAGTAGCCATTTTTGCTGATAAAGCTGACATTAATGAAGAAATTACCCGGCTGAAAAGCCATATTCAACAATTCCTCCAAACCTTAGATGACCAAGAGCCAATTGGCAGAAAACTCGATTTTATCGTGCAAGAAATGAATAGAGAAGCGAATACAATTGGTTCCAAAGCAAATGACTCTAATATAGCCAAAAAGGTTGTCGAGATTAAAAGTTTACTTGAAAAGCTAAAGGAACAGGTTCAGAATATCGAATAGGGCTTGTTTAGAAACTGTATAACACGGTCAAAATATATTACTGATGATTGGATGAATGACCATGTCGATAAAATTAATTAATATTGGATTTGGAAATATCGTTTCTGCCAATCGTATTATTTCCATTGTCAGCCCGGAATCTGCTCCAATAAAAAGAATTATCCAAGATGCCCGTGATCGGGGATCGTTAATAGATGCTACATATGGAAGACGGACACGAGCAGTAATTGTCATGGATAGTGATCATGTTATTCTATCAGCTGTACAGCCTGAAACGGTGGCACATCGCCTTACAGATCGTGAGGAAACTATTTATGAAGGGTAGGATAATTGAATGCAAGAAAAAGGATTGCTGATAGTACTTTCAGGGCCATCCGGTGTTGGAAAAGGAACGGTTCGAAAAGAAATATTTTCTCATCCCAATACGGCTTTTGAATACTCGATTTCGATGACAACCCGCTCACCTCGGGCGGGGGAAGTGGACGGGGTCGACTATTTTTTCAAGACAAAAGAAGAATTTGAATATTTAATTGAACAAGGGAAGCTCCTAGAGTACGCTGAGTTTGTCGGCAACTATTATGGAACACCTGTTGATTATGTCCGAGAAACGTTAGATGCCGGAAAAGATGTTTTTTTAGAAATTGAAGTGAAGGGTGCCCGCCAAGTTCGAGAGAAATTCCCTGAAGGGTTATTTATTTTCTTGATGCCGCCAAGTCTGACAGAATTAAAAAATAGAATTGTTACACGTGGGACGGAAACCGAAGACATTATCCAAAACCGGATGTTATCTGCTCGTGAAGAAATCGAAATGATGGAGCTATATGACTATGTTGTAGAAAATGATCATGTCGAGCTCGCCTGTGAACGTGTAAGGTCCATTGTGACGGCAGAACATTGCCGTAGGGAACGTGTGGAATATCGCTATAAAAAATTGTTGGAGGTTGAATAATATGTTATATCCATCTATCGACTCATTGCTAGAAAAAATTGATTCTAAATACTCTCTTGTCTCTGTTGCAGCCAAGCGTGCACGGGTAATGTCTCAAATAAAAGACGAAAGATTGCCAAAATATGTTTCCTATAAATACGTTGGCAAGGCGTTGGAGGAAATTTATAGCGGTGAGCTTACCTATCGAATTTCTAAAGCAGATCTAAATGCTGACTAAACAGAATTGATTTGCATTAAATGTGCAAAATGAAAGAAGGACTGACAAAAAGGAAATCTCCGACATGTCAGCCTTTTTTATTTGCATTTTCCCAAATCGCTGAATATTGTCGATTTTAGGAAGGAAATAGATGAAATATGGATTACTTTCTAGCATAATAAGAAGAAAGATTATCTGGACGAGAAGTGAGGGATTTTAGGCAATGAAAATAGATAAAAAGATCTTATTATGTGTCACAGGTGGAATTGCCGTCTATAAAGCAGCGGCTTTAACAAGTAAACTTGTTCAAGCAGGAGCGCAAGTTAAGGTGATATTAAGTGAATCCGCAGAAAAATTTGTAACCCCGTTAACCTTTCAGGCATTATCCCGCCATGAAGTATTTACTAATACCTTTGATGAAAAAAATCCGCAAGTGATTGCCCATATTGATTTGGCAGATTGGGCAGATTTAATTCTTGTTGCCCCTGCAACGGCCAATACGATTGCTAAGCTCGCAGGCGGAATTGCCGACAATATGATTACGACAACACTCCTTGCTGCAACTGCACCTGTTTGGATTGCCCCTGCAATGAATGTACATATGTATGATCATCCTGCTGTGAAAAAAAACCTTGCTATTTTGGCTGAGTATGGGTATCAATTCATTGAACCGAGCGAAGGGTATCTAGCCTGCGGCTATGTTGGCAAAGGGCGCTTGGAGGAGCCGGAAAGAATCGTAGAGTTGATTCAAGCGGCGTTTGTGAAGAATGAGCCCAAAAGCTTAACAGGGAAAACGGTGGTCGTTACCGCAGGACCAACCCGGGAGAAAATAGATCCAGTCAGATTTATATCCAATCATTCTACTGGAAAAATGGGATATGCCCTTGCAGAAGAAGCTAAAAAACAAGGCGCCCATGTTGTCTTAGTTTCCGGTCCTGTTCAAATAGCCGCCCCGGCAGGTGTGGAACTTATAAGGGTCGAAAGTGCGGAGGAAATGTTTCATGCAGTCATGGGATATTATGAAAAAGCTGATGTAGTGATAAAAACAGCTGCAGTCGCTGACTACCGCCCAAAAATCAGCTATGACCAGAAGGTGAAAAAGCAAGCGGGTGACGCAATAATTGAACTAGAAAGAACAAAGGATATTTTATTCGAACTCGGACAACGAAAAAAGAAACAGTTACTAGTGGGGTTTGCTGCTGAGACAGAAAATCTGGAAGAATATGCCAGGGAAAAATTAACAAAGAAAAATGCTGATATCATTGTTGCCAATAATGTCAAAACAGCGGGTGCTGGTTTTGGAACTGATACAAATATTGTCACTCTTTTTGAGCGTTCTGGAGCGGTGAAAGAGCTGCCAATCTTGTCAAAAATTGAGGTTGCAAAAAGAATTATCGAAGAAATTACTTCACTTATGAAGGATATGGGCGGAAATGGAAATAGCTAGTGTGATTGTCGATGTACCGACGAAACAAACGGATCGAGTGTTCGATTATATCATTCCGGAGCAATGGCGGGGGGTCATTCAACCGGGGATGAGGGTAATCGTTCCATTTGGTCCGAGAAATATCCAAGGTTTTGTCATTTCATTAAAAGCGGATTCGGAAATTGAGAAGTTAAGAGAAATACTTGAGCCGATGGATTTAGAGCCTGTTTTAAATAAAGAATTATTGGAGCTTGGCGATTGGCTCACAGATCATACTCTCTGCTTTAAAATATTTGCCTATCAAGTGATGCTGCCGGCGGCGTTAAAGGCAAAATATGAAAAAAAGGTGCAACTTGCTGCCGACGCTGTCGTTACAGACCTTCCATTGCAACTGCGGCCATTTTTTGAACATGAAGAGTTGATCGACTGGGAAGAGGCATTGTTTAATGGAATCGTTCCTTTGTTGCAAAAAGAAGCAGCAAAAGGGTTTCTTGAAGTAATTTATCTTGTCAAGGAACGGGTTAAGAAAAAACAGCAAAAGTATGTTAAACCTGCCAAGACATTAGCTGAATTAAACGAAGAGATTGACCGAATTCCGGCAAACGCGGAAAAGCAAAGGCAAATAGTACGCTTTTTTATTGAAAATTATCATGAGATTGAATTAAGGAAGCTAGTTTCTGAAGTGAAGACATCAACCTCAACCGTAAAAGCCCTTGTTGAAAAAAAGCTCTTGACGGAATTCGAATTGGAGGTCTACCGCAATCCTTTCGCAGATCGTACCTTCGAACGAACGAAACCATTACCATTAACCGAGGCACAGCAAGAAGCAATTGGGCCCATTCTTGATGCGATTGAACGGAATCAACACGAGGTGTTTTTACTTTATGGAGTAACTGGAAGCGGTAAAACCGAGATTTACTTACAATCCATCCAAGAAGTTATCGAAAAAGGAAAGGAAGCCATCGTCCTCGTCCCGGAAATTTCACTCACTCCGCAGATGGTCAACCGTTTTAAAGGAAGATTTGGCGACTTAGTGGCAGTATTGCACAGTGGCTTATCAGCAGGAGAAAAATATGATGAGTGGCGCAAAATTCAACGTAAGGAAGTAAAAGTAGCAGTTGGAGCAAGATCGGCGATTTTTGCCCCATTTGAAAACATCGGGATCATGATTATCGATGAAGAGCACGAAACAAGCTACAAACAGGAAGAAATGCCGCGCTATCATGCTAGAGACGTGGCGATTGAGAGGGCATTAAATTATAATTGTCCAGTGGTGCTAGGAAGTGCTACTCCCTCGCTTGAATCCTTTGCTAGAGCACAAAAAAAGGTATACCATTTATTATCTCTTCCTAACCGGATGAATAATCAGAGTCTTCCTTCAGTGGAAATTATTGATATGCGTGAGGAACTGCGTGAGGGTAATCGTTCCATGTTTTCCCGGAAGCTGTTTGAAATGTTGAAGGATCGAATCGAGAAAAAGCAACAATCTGTTTTATTTTTAAATAAACGCGGCCATTCTTCGTTTGTCATGTGCAGGGACTGCGGATATGTGATGAATTGCCCAAACTGTGACATATCACTGACCTACCATCGAGTAAATGAGCAGATGAAATGTCACTATTGCGGGTATGAAAGTTATGTGCCAAAGAATTGTCCTGAATGTAATAGTGAATACATCCGTTATTTTGGTACTGGAACTCAAAAGGTAGAGGAAGAACTTGGAAAGATCCTTCCGGAGGCACGGGTGATTCGCATGGATGTTGACACCACAGGACGAAAGGGTTCACACGAAAGACTATTAACTGATTTTAAGGATGGAAAAGCAGATATTTTATTAGGTACGCAAATGATCGCCAAGGGACTGGATTTTCCAAACATAACATTAGTGGGTGTACTTTCTGCTGATACGATGTTGCATTTGCCTGATTTCCGAGCATCGGAAAAAACTTTTCAGCTCTTGACACAGGTGAGCGGTCGGGCTGGAAGGCACAAGCTTCCTGGAGAAGTCATCATTCAGACCTATACACCGGAACACTATAGCGTGGTGCTTGCGGGACGGCAAGATTATGATCTTTTTTATCAGCAGGAAATGATGATTCGAAAAACCCGCCAATATCCGCCCTTCTATTATCTATCGCTCATAACAGTAAGTCATGAACAACTTATCACGGTTGTGTCGGAAATGGAGAAAGTGGTGAAACACATTCAATCGCACGTTTCATCAGGAACGGTCGTTTTAGGACCTGCAGCCTCCCCCATCCCCAGGATAAATAATAGATATCGCTATCAATGTCTGATAAAATACAAACGGGAACCAAACTTGACAAAAATACTAAAAACGATCCTTGATCAATACCAAAAAGATACGAAAAGTGGTTTGCAGGTTTCAATTGATGTAAACCCGTTTATCTTAATGTAATCTGGGAAAAAATATTCCTATAAAATATATAATAAAAACGCCTTTTTAACTAGAATGGCATAAACGGAGGAACAGAATTGGCGATACGCAAAATTGTCATCCATCCTGCCGACATCCTTGAACAGGAATGCAAGGCAGTGGAGAAATTTGATAAAAAATTAGCGAAAACACTTGATGATATGTACGATACGATGATTGAATATGATGGTGTTGGACTTGCCGCCCCACAAATTGGGCTTGATGCCAGAATTGCCATTGTTGATATAGATGATGAAATGGGAACAATCGAAATGATAAACCCGCGGATTATTGAAACCTCGGGGGAGCAGACAGGCCCAGAGGGCTGTTTAAGCTTTCCGGATCTATTCGGGGAAGTAACGAGACCAAATTTTGTGAAGATTGAAGCCTATAATCGCAAAGGCAAAAAGTATTCTCTTGAGGCTGAGGGTTTCCTAGCTAGGGCAATCCTCCATGAAATCGATCATCTTGACGGTATTTTATTCACCACAAAAGTTACCAGATACTTAGAGGAAGATGAGTTAAAAGGAGTAGAAAGTGAATGACGAAAATTGTTTTTATGGGAACCCCTGATTTTTCCGTACCTGTCTTACAGCAAATTATACTCGACGGCTATGAGGTCATCGGTGTTGTTACCCAGCCTGACAGACCGGTAGGAAGAAAAAAAGTATTAACACCACCACCCGTGAAGGTGGAGGCATTAAAACATGGAATCCCTGTCTTTCAACCTGAAAAAATCCGTCAAGATGAAGAGCTGGAGAAAATCCTTTCCTTACAACCCGATTTAATTGTTACCGCTGCATTTGGGCAAATTTTACCAAACAAACTGCTAGATGCACCTAAATTTGGGTGTATTAATGTGCACGCATCATTGTTACCAGAGCTTCGCGGTGGTGCCCCAATCCATTACGCCATCATGCAAGGGAAAAAGAAAACGGGTGTCACCATTATGTATATGGTCGAAAAATTAGATGCTGGTGATATGTTAACTAGTGTGGAGATCCCAATTGCTGAAGACGATAATGTGGGGACCCTTCATGAAAAATTAAGTGCTGCCGGTTCACAATTATTATCAGAAACCTTGCCGCTTTTATTGGCAGGCCGTCTTACTCCAAAACCACAAAACGGAACGGAAGCAACCTTTGCCCCAAATATAAAACGGGAGCAGGAAAAAATTGACTGGACAAAAGCTGGTGAAGAGATCTATGACCATGTCCGCGGATTAAATCCTTGGCCCGTTGCATTTACCACGATGGAGGGCAATGTCATAAAAATATGGCAGACTGAAAAAGTGGCGGGAATGGAAGGTCAAGAGCCTGGAACCATTGTAAAAATAGAACCAGATGGCTTTACGGTTAGCACGGGCAATGAAACAGCGATAAAAATCATTGAGCTTCAGCCATCCGGAAAAACAAAGATGCGGACAGAACAATTTTTACGGGGTGCGGGTTCAAAAATTTCAGTAGGCGGAAGATTAGGAGAATAAGATGACTTCAACAAAAAATAATGTACGTGCCATCGCAATGGATACCTTGGTTGCGATTGAGAAAAATCAATCCTACAGCAATTTGCTGCTTAATAATGTGATTGAAAAAAATGAATTGTCCGCAATCGATGTCGGCTTACTTACAGAGTTAACATATGGAACATTACAACGACGCATGGCGCTAGACTTCTTTTTAAACCCATTCATCAAGGATAATAAAAAGCTGGCAAATTGGATTCATCATCTGCTTAGAATGACACTATATCAAATGGTGTACCTAGATCGAATTCCGGACCGGGCTGCGATTTACGAAGCGGTGGAAATCGCCAAGAGCCGCGGACATAAAGGAATCGCCAGTTTGGTAAATGGTGTGCTAAGAAGTATTCAAAGAGAAGGGCTTCCATCATTAAGTGAAGTTTCAGACCCCATCGAAAGATTATCACTTGAAACCAGTCACCCTCATTGGCTAGTTACGAGATGGGTGAATCAATTTGGTTATGAAAAAACGAAAGAAATGTGTGAAATTAATTTAACCGCACCAATGCAAACGGCAAGGGTGAATTTGACGAAGATTTCTAGAGATGAATGTGTGGCGATTCTTGAGGAAGATGGGTTTCAAATTGAGAAAAGTCCAATCATTCCGGAGGCGATCAGGTCGTTAAAAGGAAATTTAGCCTCCACTATTGCCTTTAAATATGGAATGTTAACGATTCAGGATGAAAGTTCGATGCTTGCCGCCTATGCATTAGGTTCAACAGAAGGGGAATTCGTCCTGGATGCTTGTGCAGCCCCTGGAGGAAAAAGTACGCATATTGCGGAAAAACTACAAAATACTGGTGAAGTCATTTCCGTTGATCTTCATCAGCACAAAGTCAAATTAATAAATGATAATGCCCGTCGATTAGGGTTATCAAATATCAAAACAAATGTATCTGATTCACGATTATTGCGGGAAAAGTTCAAAGATGAGACATTTCATCGAATTCTCCTTGATGCTCCGTGCTCAGGCCTTGGTGTAATGAGAAGAAAGCCCGACATGAAGTATACCAAGACAGAAAAGGATTTAGAGCGGTTACGAACGATTCAACAAAATCTATTAACATCCGTCGCGCCTTTATTGAAAAAGGGCGGTATCCTTGTGTATAGTACATGTACTGTTGATAAAGAAGAGAATGATAATACGGTAAAAACATTTTTACAAAATAATCCGGAATTTGAAGGGGATTTATCATTCAAAAATCGGATGCCAGAGGCAGTGCAGCCATTGATAACAGGCTTCGAACTCCAAATATTTCCTCAAGATTTTGGATCAGACGGTTTTTATATAGCAGTATTAAGAAAAGCGTAAGCGCCTTGACCAGGGGCTTATGACCCCGAGCCCCTAGGAGCTGAAGCTAGACACTAGAAAGAAGGTATAACTATTGGAACAATTAAATACAACTGAGACGAACACAACTATGGACATGAAGAAAAAATCAATTTACTCACTGGAACTTCACGAATTAAAGGACTGGTTATCGGAGAATGGGGAAAAGCCTTTCCGTGCTGAACAAATCTTCGATTGGCTATATAAAAAAAGAATCATTTCTTTCGAAGACATGAGCAATTTAGCGAAAGGTTTGAGAGACAAGCTATCCAGCCAGTTTCAGATTACGACCCTGGATACAGCCATTCAACAAACATCTTCCGATGGCACGATTAAATTTTTATTCGAGCTTCATGATGGCTACTCAATCGAAACCGTGCTCATGCGCCATGATTATGGGAATTCCGTTTGTGTGACAACCCAGGTTGGCTGCCGGATTGGCTGTACTTTCTGCGCCTCGACACTTGGCGGATTAAAAAGACATTTAGAGGCAGGGGAAATTGTTGCCCAGGTGGTGAAAGTTCAGCAAGCACTCGATGAAACAAATGAACGGGTTGATTCCGTGGTCATCATGGGGATTGGCGAGCCGTTCGATAACTATGACAATATGCTTTCCTTTTTGAAAATTATCAATCATGACAAAGCACTAAATATTGGTGCGCGCCATATTACTGTTTCGACAAGTGGAATTGTCCCGAAAATTTATCAATTTGCTGATGAAAATACACAAATAAATTTTGCTATTTCCTTACACGCTCCGAATACTGAATTACGCTCAAGATTAATGCCGATTAATAAAGCATATAAACT belongs to Neobacillus sp. OS1-2 and includes:
- the def gene encoding peptide deformylase, coding for MAIRKIVIHPADILEQECKAVEKFDKKLAKTLDDMYDTMIEYDGVGLAAPQIGLDARIAIVDIDDEMGTIEMINPRIIETSGEQTGPEGCLSFPDLFGEVTRPNFVKIEAYNRKGKKYSLEAEGFLARAILHEIDHLDGILFTTKVTRYLEEDELKGVESE
- the rlmN gene encoding 23S rRNA (adenine(2503)-C(2))-methyltransferase RlmN, with amino-acid sequence MEQLNTTETNTTMDMKKKSIYSLELHELKDWLSENGEKPFRAEQIFDWLYKKRIISFEDMSNLAKGLRDKLSSQFQITTLDTAIQQTSSDGTIKFLFELHDGYSIETVLMRHDYGNSVCVTTQVGCRIGCTFCASTLGGLKRHLEAGEIVAQVVKVQQALDETNERVDSVVIMGIGEPFDNYDNMLSFLKIINHDKALNIGARHITVSTSGIVPKIYQFADENTQINFAISLHAPNTELRSRLMPINKAYKLDDLMKAVRYYIDKTGRRISFEYGLFGGVNDSTDHAEELADLLKGIKCHVNLIPVNYVPERDYVRTPKDKIFAFEKTLKKRGVNVTIRREHGHDIDAACGQLRAKERKEETR
- the fmt gene encoding methionyl-tRNA formyltransferase: MTKIVFMGTPDFSVPVLQQIILDGYEVIGVVTQPDRPVGRKKVLTPPPVKVEALKHGIPVFQPEKIRQDEELEKILSLQPDLIVTAAFGQILPNKLLDAPKFGCINVHASLLPELRGGAPIHYAIMQGKKKTGVTIMYMVEKLDAGDMLTSVEIPIAEDDNVGTLHEKLSAAGSQLLSETLPLLLAGRLTPKPQNGTEATFAPNIKREQEKIDWTKAGEEIYDHVRGLNPWPVAFTTMEGNVIKIWQTEKVAGMEGQEPGTIVKIEPDGFTVSTGNETAIKIIELQPSGKTKMRTEQFLRGAGSKISVGGRLGE
- the priA gene encoding primosomal protein N', whose product is MEIASVIVDVPTKQTDRVFDYIIPEQWRGVIQPGMRVIVPFGPRNIQGFVISLKADSEIEKLREILEPMDLEPVLNKELLELGDWLTDHTLCFKIFAYQVMLPAALKAKYEKKVQLAADAVVTDLPLQLRPFFEHEELIDWEEALFNGIVPLLQKEAAKGFLEVIYLVKERVKKKQQKYVKPAKTLAELNEEIDRIPANAEKQRQIVRFFIENYHEIELRKLVSEVKTSTSTVKALVEKKLLTEFELEVYRNPFADRTFERTKPLPLTEAQQEAIGPILDAIERNQHEVFLLYGVTGSGKTEIYLQSIQEVIEKGKEAIVLVPEISLTPQMVNRFKGRFGDLVAVLHSGLSAGEKYDEWRKIQRKEVKVAVGARSAIFAPFENIGIMIIDEEHETSYKQEEMPRYHARDVAIERALNYNCPVVLGSATPSLESFARAQKKVYHLLSLPNRMNNQSLPSVEIIDMREELREGNRSMFSRKLFEMLKDRIEKKQQSVLFLNKRGHSSFVMCRDCGYVMNCPNCDISLTYHRVNEQMKCHYCGYESYVPKNCPECNSEYIRYFGTGTQKVEEELGKILPEARVIRMDVDTTGRKGSHERLLTDFKDGKADILLGTQMIAKGLDFPNITLVGVLSADTMLHLPDFRASEKTFQLLTQVSGRAGRHKLPGEVIIQTYTPEHYSVVLAGRQDYDLFYQQEMMIRKTRQYPPFYYLSLITVSHEQLITVVSEMEKVVKHIQSHVSSGTVVLGPAASPIPRINNRYRYQCLIKYKREPNLTKILKTILDQYQKDTKSGLQVSIDVNPFILM
- the rsmB gene encoding 16S rRNA (cytosine(967)-C(5))-methyltransferase RsmB, with the protein product MTSTKNNVRAIAMDTLVAIEKNQSYSNLLLNNVIEKNELSAIDVGLLTELTYGTLQRRMALDFFLNPFIKDNKKLANWIHHLLRMTLYQMVYLDRIPDRAAIYEAVEIAKSRGHKGIASLVNGVLRSIQREGLPSLSEVSDPIERLSLETSHPHWLVTRWVNQFGYEKTKEMCEINLTAPMQTARVNLTKISRDECVAILEEDGFQIEKSPIIPEAIRSLKGNLASTIAFKYGMLTIQDESSMLAAYALGSTEGEFVLDACAAPGGKSTHIAEKLQNTGEVISVDLHQHKVKLINDNARRLGLSNIKTNVSDSRLLREKFKDETFHRILLDAPCSGLGVMRRKPDMKYTKTEKDLERLRTIQQNLLTSVAPLLKKGGILVYSTCTVDKEENDNTVKTFLQNNPEFEGDLSFKNRMPEAVQPLITGFELQIFPQDFGSDGFYIAVLRKA